The following proteins are encoded in a genomic region of Chryseobacterium cucumeris:
- a CDS encoding S9 family peptidase, whose translation MKLKYSLLALAAPLLMNAQQVMTPEILWTLKKVGVQAVSPDQGSLIYKVGQVDLKTEKTKNENYFLNVLNNQSSKIDFGKKALIQWDKNGIYAQEGDKIYLSKDAGKTWTEFYTIGEADNIVISPDGKKIAFSKQVLVEKVMGKDKFSDTPKTTAQVYTDLNHRHWDYFNEGKYNHVFVVNTADKVEGAKDLLEGKTWDSPQRPFGGAEDFIWSPDSAQLLYVTKPKSGKEYATSTNTDIFAYDLASGTTKNLTESNKGYDVNPKFSPDGKSLIWQSMARDGYEADKNDVKILDWKSGKTTNLTSGWDESVSGDVLWGADSKTIYFTAAFRGTKQLFSLDSKSAKVQQITKGDFDVNEIFTDNKTSLLVGRTDVNHATELFSVNVKNGEMKQVTEANKETYAKLAQGKSELKMVKTSDGKEMGVWFHYPPNFDPNKKYPTLVYCQGGPQSALTQYFSVRWNFALMTANDYIVVAPNRRGMPGWGTKWNEEISKDWGGQPMRDYLAATDFAKTLPYVDGDRVAAVGASYGGYSVFMLAGIHENRFKTFIAHDGLFDMKSWYLTTEELWFANWDLGSPWEKPLPKAYTEFNPSNFVEKWNKPIMIVQGGIDFRVPYEQGQEAFQAAKLRGLKSKLVYFPNENHWVLHPQNGLVWQREFFDWLKETL comes from the coding sequence AAAAATGAAAACTATTTTCTGAATGTTCTTAATAACCAGTCTTCCAAAATCGATTTCGGGAAAAAAGCCCTTATTCAGTGGGATAAAAACGGAATCTATGCTCAGGAAGGAGATAAAATCTATCTTTCTAAAGATGCCGGAAAAACCTGGACAGAATTTTATACCATTGGTGAAGCAGATAATATCGTAATTTCTCCTGACGGAAAGAAAATTGCTTTCAGCAAGCAGGTATTGGTAGAAAAAGTAATGGGGAAAGATAAATTCAGCGATACTCCTAAAACAACGGCTCAGGTATACACAGACCTGAATCACAGACACTGGGATTATTTCAATGAAGGAAAATATAACCATGTATTTGTAGTGAATACAGCCGATAAAGTAGAAGGAGCGAAAGATCTTCTGGAAGGAAAAACCTGGGATTCTCCGCAAAGACCTTTCGGTGGTGCTGAAGATTTTATCTGGAGCCCGGATTCTGCACAGCTTTTATATGTTACCAAACCTAAAAGTGGTAAAGAATATGCTACAAGTACCAATACCGATATCTTTGCTTATGATCTGGCATCAGGTACTACCAAAAACCTTACAGAATCCAACAAAGGATATGATGTAAACCCAAAATTCAGCCCGGACGGAAAATCTCTGATCTGGCAGAGTATGGCCAGAGATGGATATGAAGCAGATAAAAATGATGTGAAAATCCTGGATTGGAAGTCAGGGAAGACCACTAACCTTACCTCAGGCTGGGATGAAAGTGTTTCAGGAGACGTTCTTTGGGGAGCAGATTCAAAAACGATCTACTTCACAGCGGCATTCAGAGGTACAAAACAGCTTTTCTCGCTGGATTCAAAATCAGCAAAAGTACAGCAAATCACTAAAGGAGATTTTGACGTAAACGAAATCTTTACAGACAATAAAACTTCACTTTTAGTAGGAAGAACAGACGTAAACCATGCTACAGAATTATTCTCTGTAAACGTTAAGAATGGAGAAATGAAGCAGGTAACTGAAGCGAACAAGGAAACTTATGCTAAGCTGGCTCAGGGGAAATCTGAACTTAAAATGGTGAAAACTTCAGATGGTAAAGAAATGGGAGTTTGGTTCCACTATCCACCGAACTTTGACCCGAACAAAAAATATCCGACTCTGGTATATTGCCAGGGAGGCCCACAGTCTGCACTTACTCAGTATTTCAGTGTAAGATGGAACTTTGCTTTAATGACAGCTAATGATTATATCGTGGTAGCTCCGAATAGAAGAGGTATGCCGGGCTGGGGAACAAAATGGAATGAAGAAATTTCAAAAGACTGGGGCGGACAGCCAATGAGAGATTATCTGGCAGCCACAGATTTTGCGAAAACTTTACCATATGTGGACGGTGACAGGGTAGCAGCTGTAGGAGCTAGTTACGGAGGATACAGTGTATTTATGCTGGCCGGAATCCATGAGAACAGATTCAAAACATTTATAGCTCATGATGGTTTATTTGATATGAAATCATGGTATCTGACTACCGAAGAACTATGGTTTGCCAACTGGGATCTTGGTTCTCCATGGGAAAAACCACTTCCAAAAGCGTACACAGAATTCAATCCAAGCAATTTTGTAGAAAAATGGAACAAACCTATTATGATTGTTCAGGGAGGAATCGATTTCCGTGTTCCCTACGAGCAGGGTCAGGAAGCTTTCCAGGCTGCAAAATTAAGAGGATTAAAATCTAAACTGGTGTACTTCCCGAACGAAAACCACTGGGTACTTCATCCACAAAACGGATTGGTATGGCAGAGAGAATTCTTTGACTGGCTGAAGGAAACTTTGTAG
- a CDS encoding DNA-deoxyinosine glycosylase codes for MQKRISSFPPIIDAQSEILILGSIPGVKSLEKQQYYAHPQNKFWKIIFELLNEQFTDDYTQRIETIKKHHIALWDVIDSCERKGSLDSEIRNEEANQIAELLEEHPNIQAIFCNGGKSYKNLQKLLGKDYKLPVFLLPSTSPLHTVSFEKKLEEWKRILEFLGD; via the coding sequence ATGCAAAAGCGTATTTCTTCATTTCCACCCATTATTGACGCTCAGTCTGAAATTCTGATTTTAGGATCAATTCCCGGAGTGAAATCACTGGAAAAACAGCAGTATTATGCCCATCCGCAAAATAAATTCTGGAAAATCATTTTTGAATTGCTGAACGAACAATTTACTGATGATTACACACAAAGAATTGAAACGATAAAGAAACATCATATTGCCCTGTGGGATGTCATTGATTCCTGCGAGAGAAAAGGAAGTCTGGATTCTGAAATCAGGAATGAAGAAGCCAATCAGATTGCAGAACTGTTAGAAGAACATCCGAACATCCAAGCTATTTTCTGCAACGGCGGAAAGTCATACAAGAACTTACAGAAACTGCTCGGGAAAGATTATAAGCTGCCCGTTTTTTTATTGCCTTCTACCAGCCCGCTTCATACGGTTTCTTTTGAAAAGAAGCTGGAAGAGTGGAAAAGAATTTTGGAATTTTTGGGTGATTAG
- a CDS encoding phosphotransferase enzyme family protein translates to MELNDIVAEFIGTDSYDLTPITDGLINTTYLLEDKGQGKKFILQKINNHVFKQPEVVVNNHLMINEVLRSNHYQFEIIEPVPSLTGKILVKDKNGQPWRMLNFIENSTTFLTAPSLQTAFDAAKTFSYFLNTVNTERLAAIEDSLPNFLNFEKRVADYKNSLKNADPHLKENARAEIEITNQLLSLPDRWIEMEKNNQIPKRIIHADVKISNILFDQNHKPLAVIDLDTIMISTILYDFGTMIQSYTNTTQEDDGSAIDNFNPEMYKVVKEGFLFHLKEKLTPLETENLDYAAQVAIYIQELRFLTDYLNGSTYYSIAHPEHNLDRTKNQLELLKGLREYLGAGGESESLRV, encoded by the coding sequence ATGGAGCTAAATGATATTGTTGCTGAATTTATCGGTACGGATAGTTATGACCTTACTCCTATTACTGACGGGTTGATCAATACCACCTATCTTCTGGAGGATAAAGGTCAGGGGAAAAAGTTTATTCTGCAGAAAATCAACAATCATGTTTTTAAACAGCCGGAAGTGGTCGTTAATAACCATTTAATGATCAATGAAGTGCTCAGGTCAAATCATTATCAATTTGAAATTATAGAACCTGTTCCTTCTCTTACCGGTAAAATTCTGGTAAAAGATAAAAATGGCCAGCCATGGCGTATGCTCAATTTTATAGAAAACAGTACAACATTCCTTACTGCTCCCTCTTTGCAGACGGCTTTTGATGCTGCTAAAACCTTCAGTTATTTTCTCAATACGGTAAATACTGAAAGACTGGCTGCCATTGAAGATTCTCTTCCCAATTTCCTCAATTTTGAGAAGAGGGTTGCAGATTATAAAAACTCACTCAAAAATGCAGATCCTCATTTAAAAGAAAATGCCCGGGCTGAAATTGAAATCACCAACCAGCTTTTATCCTTGCCGGACCGATGGATTGAAATGGAGAAAAACAATCAGATCCCAAAAAGAATTATTCATGCAGATGTAAAGATCAGTAATATTCTCTTTGATCAGAATCATAAGCCGCTGGCTGTGATTGATCTGGATACCATAATGATTTCTACCATTTTATATGATTTTGGAACGATGATCCAGTCGTATACCAATACCACCCAGGAAGATGATGGAAGTGCCATAGATAATTTCAACCCTGAAATGTATAAAGTCGTAAAAGAAGGATTTTTATTTCATTTAAAAGAAAAACTGACACCGCTGGAAACTGAGAATCTCGATTATGCAGCACAGGTCGCCATTTATATTCAGGAACTTCGTTTCTTAACCGATTATCTGAATGGGAGTACCTATTATTCTATCGCGCATCCTGAACACAATCTGGACAGAACTAAAAATCAATTGGAACTGTTGAAAGGATTGAGAGAATATCTGGGAGCTGGTGGAGAGTCGGAGAGTTTGAGGGTTTGA
- a CDS encoding NDP-sugar synthase, which yields MSSKKTLLILAGGLGSRYKGLKQVDGILDNGSPILEYSIFDALEAGFQKVVIIVNKLIPESYIERLNGISKAKNFELLWVYQEIDSIPISLEGFDYPDRNKPWGTAHAVLCAKYSIQEPFVMINADDFYGKEVYQLAAHEINHHHISDTQLGMIAYPVGTTLSGNGTVARGICTLDAENYLIKVVEQTSIQRINNSIVYIENGESIQLDPDTLVSMNFFIFHPHIFCYLDTYFYDFIESDPLPDQEFYIPSAVQRMMDENRVKVKVKVSPSPWMGVTYADDKKEVKDFLISEIKNNRYPENLWS from the coding sequence ATGAGTTCTAAGAAAACATTACTTATACTGGCAGGCGGATTAGGAAGCAGATACAAGGGGCTTAAACAGGTAGACGGAATACTCGATAACGGCTCGCCAATTCTTGAGTATTCCATCTTTGATGCACTGGAAGCCGGTTTCCAAAAAGTAGTTATTATTGTCAACAAACTGATTCCTGAAAGTTATATTGAAAGGCTCAACGGCATTTCAAAAGCTAAAAATTTTGAATTGCTTTGGGTATATCAGGAGATAGACAGCATTCCTATTTCACTGGAAGGTTTTGATTATCCCGATCGTAATAAGCCATGGGGAACCGCTCATGCCGTACTTTGCGCCAAATATTCAATACAGGAACCTTTTGTGATGATTAACGCGGATGATTTCTACGGAAAAGAAGTGTATCAGCTCGCTGCACATGAAATTAACCATCATCATATATCAGATACACAATTAGGGATGATTGCTTATCCTGTGGGTACAACATTGAGTGGAAATGGTACTGTAGCCAGAGGAATATGTACGCTGGATGCTGAAAACTACCTGATCAAAGTAGTGGAACAAACATCCATTCAAAGAATAAATAACTCAATTGTTTACATTGAAAACGGAGAAAGTATACAACTGGATCCTGACACCCTGGTATCCATGAATTTTTTTATTTTCCACCCTCACATTTTCTGTTATCTGGACACCTATTTTTATGATTTCATAGAATCTGATCCACTGCCTGATCAGGAATTTTATATTCCTTCTGCAGTACAAAGAATGATGGATGAAAACAGAGTAAAGGTAAAGGTGAAAGTATCTCCTTCCCCATGGATGGGAGTTACATATGCTGATGATAAAAAGGAAGTTAAAGATTTTCTGATTTCAGAGATTAAAAACAACAGATACCCGGAAAATCTATGGAGCTAA
- a CDS encoding Gfo/Idh/MocA family protein, with protein sequence MNNSNSRRTFLKTAALASFGALVLPNSLFAYSNDFKTDKKVRVGFIGVGLRGQEHVKLLAKRNDVEIVAFADPEKRMLAASQKILKDNNKPAAQEFSNGEYDYRNLLKLKTIDAVVIATPWEWHLTQGVEAMRAKKIVGMEVSGAIKLQDCWEFVKVYEETKVPIFMMENVCYRRDIMAILNMVRKGMFGELVHGRGGYQHDLRGVLFNDGVNPYNSGAEFGEKGFSEAKWRTEHYVKRNGELYPTHGLGPVAMMMDINRGNRLTRLSSFSSKSVGLHKYIVEHPKGGENHPNAKVKFNQGDIVTTQIACANGETILLTHDTSLQRPYDLGFRVQGTEGLWQDFGWGDFNQGHIYFEKTMNHTHRWDNTEKWMKEHDHPMWKKFEATAAGAGHGGMDFFVMNTFIECIKRNIEFPMDVYDLALWYSITPLSEESIAKGGQVVDIPDFTNGKWKTRKPVFGMTDEF encoded by the coding sequence ATGAACAATAGTAACTCCCGCAGAACCTTTCTTAAGACTGCAGCTTTGGCAAGCTTTGGGGCATTGGTTTTACCCAATTCTTTATTTGCTTATTCCAATGATTTTAAAACAGATAAAAAAGTCCGCGTCGGTTTTATCGGTGTAGGTCTTCGTGGCCAGGAGCATGTAAAATTACTAGCAAAACGTAATGATGTGGAAATTGTGGCGTTTGCAGATCCGGAAAAAAGGATGCTTGCCGCATCTCAAAAAATCTTAAAAGACAACAATAAACCGGCTGCCCAGGAGTTTTCCAACGGGGAATATGATTATAGGAATCTTTTAAAATTAAAAACGATAGATGCTGTTGTGATCGCTACTCCATGGGAATGGCATCTTACCCAGGGTGTGGAAGCCATGCGCGCTAAAAAGATTGTAGGCATGGAAGTTTCCGGAGCGATAAAGCTTCAGGACTGCTGGGAATTTGTAAAGGTATATGAGGAAACGAAAGTTCCTATCTTTATGATGGAAAATGTATGCTATCGAAGAGATATTATGGCCATCCTGAATATGGTCCGTAAAGGAATGTTCGGAGAACTGGTACATGGAAGAGGCGGTTATCAGCATGATCTGAGAGGTGTTCTTTTCAATGACGGGGTTAATCCATACAATTCCGGTGCTGAGTTTGGAGAAAAAGGCTTCAGTGAGGCAAAATGGAGAACCGAACATTATGTAAAGCGTAACGGCGAGCTTTATCCTACTCATGGATTAGGTCCGGTTGCAATGATGATGGATATCAACAGAGGGAACCGTTTAACAAGGCTTTCTTCATTCTCTTCAAAATCTGTAGGGCTTCATAAATATATTGTTGAGCATCCCAAAGGGGGAGAAAACCATCCTAATGCCAAAGTAAAATTCAACCAGGGAGATATTGTAACCACTCAGATTGCCTGTGCCAATGGAGAAACCATTCTTCTTACTCATGATACAAGTTTACAAAGACCTTATGATCTTGGTTTCAGAGTTCAGGGAACTGAAGGATTGTGGCAGGATTTCGGATGGGGAGATTTCAACCAGGGACATATTTATTTTGAAAAAACCATGAACCATACCCACCGTTGGGACAATACTGAAAAATGGATGAAAGAACACGATCATCCGATGTGGAAAAAGTTTGAAGCTACTGCTGCAGGCGCAGGACATGGCGGAATGGATTTCTTTGTAATGAATACTTTTATTGAATGTATCAAACGGAATATAGAGTTCCCGATGGATGTGTATGATCTTGCATTGTGGTATTCAATTACACCATTAAGCGAAGAGTCTATTGCCAAAGGAGGTCAGGTAGTTGATATTCCTGATTTCACCAATGGAAAATGGAAAACCCGTAAACCTGTATTTGGAATGACCGATGAGTTCTAA
- a CDS encoding AIM24 family protein, with translation MSKYSIEAFINETKENPQQRDYFELETKHLLEINLNNQAVWTKRGSMVSYVGNINFERQGMLSGGIGNLLKKAISGEGARLMKAEGTGKLYVADSGKKVRILYLNNESVCVNGNDILAHEQSVKSDITMLKSIAGMMSGGLFQAKLSGTGHIAITTHGDPLTLLVTPDTPVFTDPNATVAWSGNLSPELKTNVSFKSLIGRGSGEEFQMKFSGHGWVLIQPYEEVYYMEK, from the coding sequence ATGAGTAAATATTCAATTGAAGCATTTATCAACGAAACCAAAGAAAATCCGCAGCAAAGAGATTATTTTGAACTGGAAACGAAACATCTTCTGGAAATCAACCTTAACAATCAGGCAGTATGGACGAAAAGAGGAAGCATGGTAAGCTATGTGGGAAATATCAATTTTGAAAGACAGGGAATGCTGTCCGGAGGAATTGGAAATCTTTTAAAGAAAGCTATCAGCGGTGAAGGAGCCAGGCTGATGAAAGCAGAAGGAACCGGAAAACTATATGTTGCAGATTCCGGGAAGAAAGTCCGTATTCTGTATCTGAACAATGAATCTGTTTGTGTAAACGGAAATGATATCCTTGCCCACGAACAAAGCGTAAAAAGTGATATTACTATGCTGAAAAGCATTGCTGGAATGATGTCCGGAGGTCTTTTCCAGGCAAAACTTTCAGGAACGGGCCATATTGCTATTACAACTCACGGAGATCCTTTAACTTTACTTGTAACTCCTGATACACCTGTATTTACAGATCCGAATGCTACTGTGGCATGGTCCGGAAACCTAAGCCCGGAACTGAAAACGAATGTTTCTTTCAAAAGTCTTATCGGCAGAGGAAGCGGCGAAGAGTTTCAGATGAAATTTTCAGGACATGGATGGGTACTGATTCAGCCTTATGAGGAGGTATATTATATGGAAAAATAA
- the queA gene encoding tRNA preQ1(34) S-adenosylmethionine ribosyltransferase-isomerase QueA, with product MKTSDFNFDLPAELLAEHPSEHRDEARLMVLDRKTQTIEHKLFKDVVDYFDEEDLFIFNNTKVFPARLYGNKEKTGAKIEVFLLRELDKETRVWDVLVDPARKIRIGNKLFFTEDESLVAEVIDNTTSRGRTLRFLFDGSYDEFRTKLKELGETPLPKYIKRAVEPEDAERYQTIYAKVEGAVAAPTAGLHFSKHLMKRLEIKGINFAEVTLHVGLGTFNPIEVEDLSKHKMESEEIIIDEKNAAIINKAVESHRRVCAVGTTTMRALETSVSSNKKISAFNGWTNKFIYPPHDFGVANSMITNFHTPKSTLIMMIAAFAGRDFVMHAYEEAVKEKYKFYSYGDAMLIL from the coding sequence ATGAAAACATCAGATTTTAATTTTGATCTTCCTGCGGAATTATTAGCAGAACACCCATCAGAGCACAGAGACGAAGCGAGATTAATGGTACTTGATAGAAAAACACAGACTATCGAGCACAAATTATTCAAGGATGTTGTGGATTATTTTGATGAAGAAGATTTGTTCATCTTCAACAATACAAAAGTTTTCCCTGCACGTCTTTACGGAAATAAAGAAAAAACAGGTGCTAAAATTGAAGTTTTCTTATTAAGAGAGCTTGATAAAGAAACCAGAGTTTGGGATGTTTTGGTAGATCCTGCAAGAAAAATCAGAATTGGTAACAAATTATTCTTCACTGAAGATGAGTCTTTGGTAGCTGAGGTTATTGATAACACAACTTCAAGAGGAAGAACATTAAGATTCTTATTCGACGGATCTTACGACGAATTCAGAACAAAACTAAAAGAATTGGGAGAAACTCCACTTCCAAAATATATCAAAAGAGCTGTAGAACCTGAAGATGCAGAAAGATATCAGACAATCTATGCAAAAGTAGAAGGAGCAGTAGCTGCCCCTACAGCAGGTCTTCACTTCTCTAAGCATTTGATGAAGAGATTGGAGATCAAAGGGATCAATTTTGCTGAAGTTACCCTTCACGTGGGATTGGGAACATTCAACCCGATTGAGGTAGAAGATCTTTCCAAACATAAAATGGAGTCTGAAGAAATCATTATCGATGAGAAAAATGCTGCCATCATTAACAAAGCGGTAGAATCTCACAGAAGAGTATGTGCAGTAGGTACTACTACCATGAGAGCATTGGAAACTTCTGTTTCTTCAAACAAAAAAATCTCTGCTTTCAACGGATGGACAAACAAATTCATTTATCCTCCTCACGATTTCGGAGTAGCGAACTCAATGATTACGAACTTCCACACACCGAAGTCTACTTTAATCATGATGATTGCTGCATTTGCCGGAAGAGATTTTGTAATGCATGCTTATGAAGAAGCCGTAAAAGAAAAGTATAAATTCTATTCTTACGGTGATGCAATGTTAATTCTATAA
- the rlmN gene encoding 23S rRNA (adenine(2503)-C(2))-methyltransferase RlmN, translated as MKDIRTLSLDQLKEYFVSLGEKPFRAKQVYDWLWSKNLHSIDEMTNLSKSLRERISEEYTINPVSVDLLQKSSDGTIKNGVKLHDGLMVESVLIPTETRTTACVSSQVGCSLNCEFCATARLKRMRNLEVAEIVDQVALIDSQSRMYFDRPLSNIVFMGMGEPMMNYKNVVEAIKKITQPEGLGMSPRRITVSTSGIPKMIKMLADDELRVKLALSLHSAIESKRNEIMPFSDKFPLTDIMDALQYWYQKTGSVITFEYCVWKGINDGDEDIKALIKYCKQVPSKVNLIQYNPIGDGKYDQCNKQAEENYIRQLENAGITVMVRRSRGGDIDAACGQLANKTTD; from the coding sequence ATGAAAGATATCCGTACATTATCACTAGACCAGCTTAAAGAATACTTTGTGTCTTTAGGAGAAAAGCCGTTTCGTGCGAAACAGGTCTATGACTGGCTATGGAGTAAAAACCTCCATTCGATTGACGAAATGACGAATCTTTCAAAATCACTTCGTGAGAGAATTTCGGAAGAATATACCATTAATCCTGTTTCCGTAGACCTTCTTCAAAAAAGCTCTGACGGAACCATCAAAAACGGAGTGAAACTTCATGACGGACTGATGGTGGAATCTGTTCTTATTCCTACAGAAACAAGAACAACAGCCTGTGTATCTTCGCAGGTAGGATGCTCATTAAACTGCGAATTCTGTGCTACAGCAAGACTGAAAAGGATGAGAAACCTTGAAGTTGCTGAAATTGTGGATCAGGTAGCCCTGATTGACAGCCAGAGCAGAATGTATTTCGACAGACCGCTTTCCAATATCGTATTTATGGGAATGGGAGAGCCGATGATGAATTACAAAAACGTAGTGGAAGCCATCAAAAAAATTACCCAGCCGGAAGGATTGGGAATGTCTCCAAGAAGAATTACCGTTTCTACATCCGGTATCCCTAAGATGATCAAAATGCTTGCAGATGATGAACTGCGCGTGAAACTGGCTTTATCCCTTCATTCTGCTATCGAATCCAAGCGCAATGAAATTATGCCTTTCTCTGATAAGTTCCCATTGACGGATATTATGGATGCTCTTCAGTATTGGTATCAAAAAACAGGTTCTGTGATTACTTTTGAATACTGCGTATGGAAAGGAATCAATGACGGCGATGAAGACATTAAAGCTTTAATCAAATACTGCAAACAGGTTCCTTCAAAAGTAAACCTGATTCAATACAATCCGATCGGGGACGGAAAATATGACCAGTGTAACAAGCAGGCAGAAGAAAATTACATCCGTCAGCTTGAAAATGCAGGGATTACTGTAATGGTCAGAAGAAGCCGTGGAGGTGATATTGATGCCGCCTGCGGACAGTTGGCCAACAAAACAACAGATTAA
- a CDS encoding sterol desaturase family protein, with protein sequence MMDFLMSEDGLENVYAWAIPLHATVILAEMIYSHVSEAKLYSGKDLATNVYLALMNFGLDLIMKAFAMGVMFFFYHHRLFSWDLSVWYLLACFIITDFAYYVLHYVDHRSRAFWAVHITHHSSEYFNLTTGFRSPVLQPLYRYLYFSPLAFLGFNPWHIMVAYAIGQVYGTWVHTQTVKSMGFLEYILVTPSHHRVHHACNVKYLDKNMGMCLIIWDKIFGTFQKEDPNVPVKYGIYPKMPDNRPDTVLFYEWRKIWKDLKQPGLKFTDRINYIFNSPGWRHDGTGKTVRQYQKEYFARQAQKKEQQQNQKEQKTA encoded by the coding sequence ATGATGGATTTTCTTATGAGCGAGGACGGGCTGGAAAATGTGTATGCATGGGCTATCCCATTGCATGCCACTGTTATTTTAGCGGAAATGATTTACAGCCACGTTTCAGAAGCTAAGTTATATAGCGGGAAAGATCTTGCCACCAATGTTTATCTTGCATTGATGAACTTTGGCCTTGACCTTATCATGAAGGCATTTGCTATGGGCGTAATGTTCTTCTTTTACCATCACAGGCTTTTCTCTTGGGACCTTAGCGTATGGTACTTGCTGGCATGTTTTATCATCACAGACTTTGCCTATTATGTGCTGCATTATGTGGACCACCGTTCCAGAGCATTCTGGGCAGTTCATATTACGCATCACAGCTCAGAATATTTTAACCTCACAACAGGATTCAGAAGCCCGGTATTACAGCCGCTTTACAGATATCTATATTTTTCGCCGCTGGCATTTTTAGGATTCAATCCCTGGCATATTATGGTGGCATACGCTATAGGACAAGTGTATGGAACATGGGTGCATACGCAGACTGTGAAGAGTATGGGATTTCTGGAATATATTCTGGTAACGCCTTCTCATCACCGTGTACACCATGCTTGTAACGTAAAATACCTGGATAAAAACATGGGAATGTGTCTCATTATCTGGGATAAAATATTTGGAACCTTCCAAAAAGAAGATCCGAATGTACCCGTGAAATATGGAATCTATCCAAAAATGCCGGATAACAGACCGGATACGGTATTATTTTATGAATGGAGAAAAATCTGGAAAGATCTGAAGCAGCCTGGATTAAAATTTACAGACAGAATCAATTATATCTTTAATTCCCCGGGATGGAGACATGATGGAACAGGAAAAACCGTAAGGCAGTACCAAAAAGAGTATTTTGCAAGACAGGCACAAAAGAAAGAACAACAGCAAAATCAGAAAGAGCAGAAAACGGCTTAA